One Skermanella pratensis genomic window, CGGCGCCTGACGCATGGACATCGTCGATACATTCTTTAACTGGAGCGTGCTGCAAAGCTCGCTCCCCCTCCTGCTGCTCGGGCTGGGCACCACGCTCAGCCTGGGCGTCACCAGCATCCTGATCGGCCTGGTCACGGGCCTGTTCATGGCCCTGCTCCGGATGTACGGGCCGAAGCCGCTGGCGGTGCTTGCGGTCGCCTATATCGACCTGTTCCGCGCGATCCCGATCCTCGTCCTGCTGGTGTTGATCTACTACGCCCTGCCTTTCGTCGGGCTGCGCCTGTCGCCTTTCGCAGCGGCCACCTCGGCGTTGTCGCTGGTCAGCTGCGCCTACGCGGCGGAAATCTTCCGCGCCGGCATCCAGGCGGTTCCGCGCGGACAGTTCGAGGCGAGCCAGGCGCTCGGGCTGAAATTCTGGGGCATGATGTGGTACGTGGTGCTGCCCCAGGCGTTCCGCCTGGTCATTCCGCCGATCACCAACAACTGCATCAACGTAATGAAGGACACGGCGCTGGCCTCGGTCGTCGCCATGCCGGACCTGCTGAAACAGGCGACCCAGGCGCAGGCCCTGGCGGCGAACCCCACGCCTCTGATCGGCGCCGCCATCATCTATCTCCTGCTGCTGCTCCCGCTGGTGCGGATCGTCGGCACGCTGGAGAAGCGCTTCGCGATCGGGCGAAGCCGGTGACCGGCATCCTGATCCCCTCCCGGCCGCTGGAGCCCGATGGGTTCCGCCCGTTCGGCGACGTGGTTCAGGCAGGGCTGGGCACCGTCAGCCGGGTCAACGATGGACGCGCCGACCGGTTCGACGGCGTCGGCCGGCTGGAGCGCAGCATGGGCGACACGGCCCCGGCCATCGCCGTCTACCGCATCGACGCCTCGACCCTCCCGCACCGGATCCCCCGGCTCGAGCGCCACCCCCTGAGCAGCCAGCTCTTCGTGCCGATGAACGCGGCGCGCTACCTCGTGGTCGCGGTGCCGTCCGATGGCGAGGGCCTGCCGGTCCCGGGACGGGCCGCTGCCTTCCTGGCCGCCGGGAACCAGGCGATCAACTACCGTCCCGGCGTCTGGCACTGCCCGCTCGTGGCGCTCGACCGGCCGGCCGACTTCATCATGGTCATGGGCCAGGCTTTCGACGCCTCCGCCGATTGTGAATTCTTCGACCTGCCCGAGCCGCTCGCGGTCGGGCCGGCCCCCTGACAGGAGTGTAGAGGCATGCTGCCCGCCCTCGATCTCGATTTCGTCCGCTCCCAATTCCCGGCGCTCGCCGGCGACTGGGTGTTCTTCGACAATGCCGGCGGCTCGCAGACGCTTCGCGGTGTCGCCGACCGGATTTCCGACTACCTGCTGACCAGCAACGTGCAGCTCGGCGCCAGCTACGACGTGTCGCAACGGTCCGGCGCGCGGGTCCGCGACGCCCACGCCGTGATCGCCGAGCTGATCGGCGCGTCGCGGCCGGAGGAGGTGGTGATGGGACCGTCCACCACGGCGCTGATGTACACACTGGCGGCGGCCCTGGCCGAGGGGATCGAGCCGGGCGACGAGATCATCGTCACCGATACCGACCATGAAGCCAACATCGGCCCCTGGCTGAAACTGAAGGACCGGGGCGCCGTCATCAAGGTCTGGGCGGTCAACCCCGAGACCCTGGAACTGGACCTCGCGGACCTCGACCCGCTCATGACCCCGCGCACCCGGCTGGTCTGCTTCACCCACGCCTCCAACATCCTCGGCACCATCAACCCGGTCGCCGAGATCACCCGCTTCGTCCACGAACGCGGTGCCCGCGTCGTGGTGGACGCCGTGGCGCTCGCGCCTCATCGAGCGGTGGAGGTGACGGCCTGGGACGTCGATTTCTACGTCTTCAGCTTCTACAAGGTGTACGGCCCGCACCACGCGGTGCTGTACGGCAAGTACGACCAGCTGCTGGCGCTGCCCAGCCTGAACCATTTCTTCATCGGCCGGGAAGTCGTGCCCTACAAGCTCCAGCAGGGCAACGTGAACTACGAACTGTCGGTCGGCTGCACCGCCATCGCCGATTATCTGGCCGAACTGGGTGGCCGAACCGGCGCCAGGACGGACCGGCGCGGCCAGATCCTGGCCGCCTTCGACGCGATCGCCCGGCAGGAAGAGGCGCTGGCAGAGCGCCTGCTCTCCTACCTGCGCGGCCGCAACGACATCAGCGTCATCGGCCATGCCACCGCCGACGGCGCCAAGCGGGTTCCGACCATCAGCTTCGTGGCCCGCGGGCGGCAATCGGACGATATCGTAACCGGAGTCGATCGCAGCAACATCGGCATCAGGTTCGGCGACTTCTATGCCCGCCACCTTATCGACCGGCTCGGCCTGGCCCCGGCCAAGGGCGTCGTCCGGGTCTCGATGGTCCACTACAACACCGTGGACGAAGTGGACCGCCTGATCGAAGCTCTCGACGGAATCCTGTAAGGGGAAGGAGAAACGCGATGGACAGCTTCGACCTGGTGATCCGCGGCGGCACGGTGGTCACCGCTTCCGAAACGTCGCGCTGCGACGTCGGCATCCGGAATGGCCGGATCACGGCCCTGGCCGACCGGCTGCCGCCCGGCAGCCGGGAGATCGACGCGGGTGGCCGGCTGGTGCTGCCGGGCGGGATTGACAGCCACGTTCATATCGACCAGCCCTCGGGCGACGAAACGGTGATGGCGGACGACTTCCTCAGCGGCACCCGCTCCGCCGCGGCCGGCGGCAACACGACGGTCATCCCCTTCGCCCTCCAGCACAAGGGGCAGAGCCTGCGGGCCGCCGTATCCGACTATCACGCCCGTGCCGACGGCAAGTGCCTGATCGACTACAGCTTCCACCTGATCGTCTCGGACCCCGACGAGCAGACGCTGGGCCAGGACCTGCCGGCCCTGGTCAACGACGGCTATACCTCGTTCAAGGTCTTCATGACCTATGACGACCTGAAACTGAACGACCGCGAGATGCTGGAGGTGTTCGACGTCGCCCGGCGCGAGGGCGCGCTGGTGATGGTCCATGCCGAGAACTACGACGCGATCCGCTACATGACCGAGCGGCTGGAGCGCGCCGGCCATACCGAACCCTATTTCCACGGCACCTCCCGTCCGGCCCCGGTCGAGCGCGAGGCGACCCACCGGGCCATCACTTTCGCCGAGCTGGTGGACGTGCCGATCATGATCGTCCACGTCTCGTCCGGCGACGCGGTCGAGCAGATCCGCTGGGCCCAGTCGCGCGGTCTGAAGATCTACGGCGAGACCTGCCCCCAGTACCTCGTGCTGACCGCGGAGGACCTGCGCGGCCTCAACATGGAGGGGGCGAAGTATGTCTGCAGCCCACCTCCCCGCGATCCGGAAAGCCAGGACGCCTGCTGGCAGGGACTGGTCAACGGCACCTTCGCGACGTACTCCTCCGACCACTGCCCGTTCCGCTACGACAGTCCGGCCGGCAAGAAGCGAAAGGGCGAGCGGACGGCATTCCGCTGGGTCCCCAACGGCATCCCCGGCGTCGAGACCCGGCTGCCCATCCTGTTCTCCGAAGGGGTGGTGAAGGGGAAGATCGACCTCCAGCAGTTCGTGGCCCTGACCTCAACCAACCACGCCCGGATGTACGGGCTGGCGGGGCGAAAGGGAACGATCTCGGTCGGAGCAGACGCCGACATCGCGATCTGGGACCCCGAACTGCGCCGCCCGATCTGCCAGGAGAACCTGCACCACGGGGCCGACTACACGCCCTATGAAGGGATGGAGATCACCGGCTGGCCGACGACCGTAATCGTCCGCGGCGGCATCGTGGTGGAGGAAGGTGCCGTGGTCGGCCAACCCGGCCACGGCACCTTCCTGAAGCGCGACCTGTCGCCCTTCGCCAAGCCCCGCGGCAGGACCTGGCTGCCCGCCTGATCCCCGGCGGGAACAGCGGTCAGGGAACGACTCCCTCCGGCAGGCCGCGGCAGTGTTCCGCGATGGCACCGGCCGTGGTCAGCCAGATACGGTGGCGGTGCGCCTCGATGTGGGACAGCGCCCGGCGCAGGTGGCGCAGCCGGTGGGGCTGGCCGACCAGATAGGCGTGCAGGGCGATACCCATCACCAGAGGCTCTTGTTCCGACTGTTCCAGCATCTCGTCGAACTGGTCCACGATCATGTCGGCGAACTCCGGCGCTCCCATGCGGCGGCCGACGATCGCCGGGATGTCGTTCAGCTCCTGGGGATAGGGGACCGCCAGCAGCCGACCGGCGCGGGTGCTCATCCAGACCGGCTGGTCGTCCATGCACCAGTCCAGCACATAGCGGTAGCCCTGCTCCGCCAGCAGGTCGGGAGTGACGTGGCTCTCGGAGATCCAGGGTCCCAGCCAGCCCGCCGGAGCCCTGCCCTCGTGCCGCGCGATGACCGCCGTGCTGTCCGCGATCAGGGTGGCCTCGGCGGCTTCGTCCAGGATGCCCTGCCGCTCCGCGTTGGTCCAGCCATGGCCGACGATCTCGTCCCCGCGTTTCCGGAAGGCAGCGACCAATTCCGGGCAGTGGCCGTAAAGCGAGCCGTTGACCAGGATCGAGGCCGGCCAAAGCAGCCGGTCGAACAGATCGAGCATCCGCCACGCCCCCACCCGGTTGCCGTAGTCCCGCCAGGCATAGTTCAGCACATCGGGTTGCGGACCGCCGGGAGTCAGCTCCGCGCCCAAACCCTGGCCGAACGCGAAATGCTCCAGGTTGATCCCGACATAGACCGCCAGGCGCCGCCCTCCCGGCCAGTCATAGGCTTTGCGGCCCCGGATCGGGGAGTACTCGTAGCGGCCATGGCACGCCGGCTGCTTGCGGCCGGCGGCATCTCCCGAAGCGCCGGTCAAGACGGCAGCCTCGCGATGCAATCGTGTTCGATCTGGCCGCCGCCGATCAGCGGGGAGAGTTGCTCGCCGATCTCCCGGATGCCGTGATGCTTCAGATGCCGGTTTCCATCCATGGGACCTCCTCGATGCCGCTTCCTCCGATGGTAGCCCAGCGCGATCCCCGGCCGCAGGCGGGCAAATCGGCGCCCCTGTGACGCGTTAGCTCAGGCAATCCTTCAAACGTTCACACGGATTGACAGTCAATACCACAATCGGTTTCTCTCATGACAAAACAGCAACAGGAGGGTTCGCCATGAAGAAATCCGCCCGCATTCCCGCAGTCGAAGTTTCACCGGCAAGGCTCGCCCGGCTCTTCTTCGCGGCCCTGGCGGTCGCGAGCGTCGCCGCCGGCGGCGTCCCCGCCTTCGCCCAGTCCGCCGACGCCGCCGCACCGGCCGCGGAACCGTCGCCCGTCGCGGAACCGGCACCCGCGCCGGAGCCGGAGCCGGAGCCGAAGAGGGTGGAGATCGCCAAGGCCGTGACCTGCCAAGTCCTCATCAGCCAGTTCGACGACAGCGTGGCCGCCGCCAAGATCGACGATGCCGCCAAGGCCGGCGCGCGCGCGCTGCGCGGCGACGGCAACAAGGCCTGCAATGCCTGGGACTATGAAGCCGGCATCGGCACGTTGCGCGTGGCACTGGAGACCATCGGCAAGAAGCCGATCCGCTGAGAATGACTTTGGATCCGGATATACCGAATCTCTATCCGTCTTTTTAGCCTGCTGGTTACCACTTCAGTCGCAATATCGCGGCGAGAACCGGGATGGTGCGGTGCCGGTCCGGCGGAACCGCACCAGCCAAGGCTTCAACCACGCAGGGACATCATGAAGCTCAAGACCGCCATCGCCGCTGGATACTTCACGGTCATCGGCCTTGTGGCCGTGGTCGGTGTGGTGGGATTGCTCGGCCTTTACCGTTATGCCGAGTCGGTCGAGCACGGCACGTCCGCGACGCGGCTTTCCCTGGTGCTGGGGGAGGTCAGGGCGCTGGAATGGAGCGCGCTGCGGGGCGACCTGTCGGCATCGGAAGAGGCGAAGCGGCAGCTGGCGTCGATCATCGAGCAGTTCGCCCAGGGCGGCATGATGGCCGAGCAGGCCTCGGCCGACCGGTACGCGCAGGCGTTCCGCGCCTTCGTCGACGTCCAGGAGAAGCTCCTCCAGGGCGACGCGGCGATCGGGCGGTCCGTCCAGCAGCTCGGGATGCTGTCGGACCAGATCGTCACCGCCCAGGTCAAGCTGGCCCGGGCGGCTGGCAACGACCTGGAGGAGGCGGAGACGGCGGCGCGGCAGGCGAGCACCATGGCCGATCTCGTTCTGACGATCCGAGACGGCGTGATCGAGGCCCAACTCGCCGAGATGGCCTTCCTCAACCATCCCGACAGCAGCGAGATCACACCGGCGCTGGAAGCGCTCAGCCTGGCGGCGGAACGGACTTCCGCCATGCCGCCGGAGGATGCCGGCCCCGCCTTCGCGATAATCGAGGCCTATGCGATCTCGATCGGCGAGACCTCGGCGGCCTATGCCGGCTATGAGAGCTACCGGGAGGTGATCTTCCGCCTCCTGAAGGAGATGGACGACATCCATGCCGCCTTGCCGGCGGACGCAGCGCCATCGATCCGCGCCGAAGCGGGCGACCTGACCGCCTGGGCTTGGCGCGCCCGCGCCACGGGGGTGATCGATGCCGGCGCCTCGGTCCCCGTGATCACCCATCCGGAACTCGACAAGATGAAGGCGCTGGCGCTCCAGGTGATCGACCTGACCCGGCACATGGCGGTCGCCCGCGCGGAACTGCTCCAGCTTTCCGCGATCGACGAAGCCCAGTCGCGCGGCATCGCCTCGACCATGGAGTCGATCAAGGAGCGCTATGTCGGCATCCGCTCCGCGGCCGAGACCCGGGCGATCGAGGCCCGGGCCGACTTCGCCAACGCCATGACGGCCGCCGACCGCGGCCGGCAGATTCGGACCTCGGCGCTGCAGGTGGCCCAGGCGCTGTCGGACCTCTCCTCCGGCAAGCGCGATGTGCTGCGTGAGGAAGTGGCCGGAACGCTCGCGCGGGTCGTCGGCCATCTTGACGAGATCGCCCGGCACACCGGCGATAGCGACCTGATCGCCAGGATGCGCAACCTCCTGCCGCCCCTGGAACAGAGCTTCGTCGCCCAGATCGACCTGCAGGCCACCGCCGTCCGCCTGGCGCGTGACATGAACGCCGCCGCGGTCGAAGCGTCGAGCCAGTCGCGGACCCTGTCCGAGACCGGACTGGCGGCCGCGGAGGAAGGCAAGCGGA contains:
- a CDS encoding amino acid ABC transporter permease codes for the protein MDIVDTFFNWSVLQSSLPLLLLGLGTTLSLGVTSILIGLVTGLFMALLRMYGPKPLAVLAVAYIDLFRAIPILVLLVLIYYALPFVGLRLSPFAAATSALSLVSCAYAAEIFRAGIQAVPRGQFEASQALGLKFWGMMWYVVLPQAFRLVIPPITNNCINVMKDTALASVVAMPDLLKQATQAQALAANPTPLIGAAIIYLLLLLPLVRIVGTLEKRFAIGRSR
- a CDS encoding ureidoglycolate lyase, which translates into the protein MTGILIPSRPLEPDGFRPFGDVVQAGLGTVSRVNDGRADRFDGVGRLERSMGDTAPAIAVYRIDASTLPHRIPRLERHPLSSQLFVPMNAARYLVVAVPSDGEGLPVPGRAAAFLAAGNQAINYRPGVWHCPLVALDRPADFIMVMGQAFDASADCEFFDLPEPLAVGPAP
- a CDS encoding cysteine desulfurase-like protein, with product MLPALDLDFVRSQFPALAGDWVFFDNAGGSQTLRGVADRISDYLLTSNVQLGASYDVSQRSGARVRDAHAVIAELIGASRPEEVVMGPSTTALMYTLAAALAEGIEPGDEIIVTDTDHEANIGPWLKLKDRGAVIKVWAVNPETLELDLADLDPLMTPRTRLVCFTHASNILGTINPVAEITRFVHERGARVVVDAVALAPHRAVEVTAWDVDFYVFSFYKVYGPHHAVLYGKYDQLLALPSLNHFFIGREVVPYKLQQGNVNYELSVGCTAIADYLAELGGRTGARTDRRGQILAAFDAIARQEEALAERLLSYLRGRNDISVIGHATADGAKRVPTISFVARGRQSDDIVTGVDRSNIGIRFGDFYARHLIDRLGLAPAKGVVRVSMVHYNTVDEVDRLIEALDGIL
- the hydA gene encoding dihydropyrimidinase, translated to MDSFDLVIRGGTVVTASETSRCDVGIRNGRITALADRLPPGSREIDAGGRLVLPGGIDSHVHIDQPSGDETVMADDFLSGTRSAAAGGNTTVIPFALQHKGQSLRAAVSDYHARADGKCLIDYSFHLIVSDPDEQTLGQDLPALVNDGYTSFKVFMTYDDLKLNDREMLEVFDVARREGALVMVHAENYDAIRYMTERLERAGHTEPYFHGTSRPAPVEREATHRAITFAELVDVPIMIVHVSSGDAVEQIRWAQSRGLKIYGETCPQYLVLTAEDLRGLNMEGAKYVCSPPPRDPESQDACWQGLVNGTFATYSSDHCPFRYDSPAGKKRKGERTAFRWVPNGIPGVETRLPILFSEGVVKGKIDLQQFVALTSTNHARMYGLAGRKGTISVGADADIAIWDPELRRPICQENLHHGADYTPYEGMEITGWPTTVIVRGGIVVEEGAVVGQPGHGTFLKRDLSPFAKPRGRTWLPA
- a CDS encoding polysaccharide deacetylase family protein, with protein sequence MTGASGDAAGRKQPACHGRYEYSPIRGRKAYDWPGGRRLAVYVGINLEHFAFGQGLGAELTPGGPQPDVLNYAWRDYGNRVGAWRMLDLFDRLLWPASILVNGSLYGHCPELVAAFRKRGDEIVGHGWTNAERQGILDEAAEATLIADSTAVIARHEGRAPAGWLGPWISESHVTPDLLAEQGYRYVLDWCMDDQPVWMSTRAGRLLAVPYPQELNDIPAIVGRRMGAPEFADMIVDQFDEMLEQSEQEPLVMGIALHAYLVGQPHRLRHLRRALSHIEAHRHRIWLTTAGAIAEHCRGLPEGVVP
- a CDS encoding methyl-accepting chemotaxis protein, which translates into the protein MKLKTAIAAGYFTVIGLVAVVGVVGLLGLYRYAESVEHGTSATRLSLVLGEVRALEWSALRGDLSASEEAKRQLASIIEQFAQGGMMAEQASADRYAQAFRAFVDVQEKLLQGDAAIGRSVQQLGMLSDQIVTAQVKLARAAGNDLEEAETAARQASTMADLVLTIRDGVIEAQLAEMAFLNHPDSSEITPALEALSLAAERTSAMPPEDAGPAFAIIEAYAISIGETSAAYAGYESYREVIFRLLKEMDDIHAALPADAAPSIRAEAGDLTAWAWRARATGVIDAGASVPVITHPELDKMKALALQVIDLTRHMAVARAELLQLSAIDEAQSRGIASTMESIKERYVGIRSAAETRAIEARADFANAMTAADRGRQIRTSALQVAQALSDLSSGKRDVLREEVAGTLARVVGHLDEIARHTGDSDLIARMRNLLPPLEQSFVAQIDLQATAVRLARDMNAAAVEASSQSRTLSETGLAAAEEGKRKSVAIIVTTLALAIAAALAFAFLLGRYVSGGISRMSGAMDAIAHGLLETEIPNQGEKGELGQMAESLVSFKDNARRRIEAEAKAESARMQADSDRRQVLGDLAQTCESRLLPLAQQVSTASRQQLEDARQLLEVAEQAMKRSETVADEAGMTGRNLGAVASATEEMAASIAGIAENMLSTAGLARRSVTEADRVRADLESLVRVAQGVGDVVLLIRDISEQTNLLALNATIEAARAGEAGKGFAVVANEVKNLASQAARATEEISARIDGIRHETLNATEAIRGISSIIQQMDVATGSVAGAVEQQRSATREIAQTTQSVSGSVDRIGSDIAMVSDHARETETVARELQRAAERLGGEATEMERTVNDFIASIRSI